The following are encoded together in the Bactrocera neohumeralis isolate Rockhampton chromosome 6, APGP_CSIRO_Bneo_wtdbg2-racon-allhic-juicebox.fasta_v2, whole genome shotgun sequence genome:
- the LOC126762982 gene encoding probable insulin-like peptide 1 gives MIPKNFLKLCSVLIVMAALLPQGQSQRTVCGPALDAVLSTICVHGFNSKFKKSVEWDDLGNNEVDYELPFPYANSPFLAKIHGAQFDTLAKTRRHRDTGVYDECCSKACSYNEILSYCNTF, from the exons ATGATACCGAAGAACTTCTTAAAACTCTGCTCCGTGCTGATTGTTATGGCAGCGTTGTTGCCACAAGGTCAAAGCCAACGCACCGTTTGTGGACCGGCTTTGGACGCTGTGCTCAGCACCATTTGCGTCCATGGCTTCAATTCAAAGTTCAAGAAATCAG TGGAGTGGGATGATCTGGGAAACAATGAAGTGGACTACGAGCTGCCATTCCCCTATGCCAACTCGCCATTCTTGGCCAAGATTCACGGCGCCCAATTTGATACTTTAGCCAAGACTCGTCGCCACCGAGACACCGGTGTTTATGATGAATGTTGCAGCAAGGCCTGCAGCTACAACGAGATTCTTTCGTATTGCAACACATTTTAA